A single region of the Streptomyces sp. NBC_00236 genome encodes:
- the lepB gene encoding signal peptidase I gives MRQRGAGSGLRFAGWVLVPLGLILAVGGIGYFFTHYQGVTVMSEAMEPTFRQGQRLIVEDIDADELRRGDVVLVAVPSRYEGRPVLQRVLGMGGDHVVCDGNRITVNGKPVDEPYVMRGEVNPAAEPYDVRVPDGRLFLLGDHRGNSNDSRFHLDEQSGSVAVSGVRGRVQGLAVPAATGALGALGILLTLIGTGLGIGGYVAGRSSRRPLAAVPPWPAVQ, from the coding sequence ATGAGGCAGCGGGGAGCGGGCAGCGGACTGAGGTTCGCGGGCTGGGTGCTGGTACCGCTCGGGCTGATCCTGGCGGTGGGCGGCATCGGGTACTTCTTCACGCATTACCAAGGGGTCACCGTCATGAGCGAGGCGATGGAGCCGACGTTCCGTCAGGGCCAGCGGCTGATCGTCGAGGACATCGACGCGGACGAGCTCCGCAGGGGTGATGTCGTACTCGTCGCGGTGCCCAGCCGCTACGAAGGCCGTCCGGTCCTGCAACGGGTCCTCGGGATGGGCGGCGATCACGTGGTCTGCGACGGGAATCGGATCACCGTGAACGGGAAGCCGGTCGACGAACCGTACGTGATGCGCGGCGAGGTGAACCCGGCGGCCGAACCGTACGACGTGCGGGTGCCGGACGGGCGGTTGTTCCTCCTGGGCGATCACCGAGGGAACTCGAACGACTCGCGCTTCCACCTCGACGAGCAGTCGGGCAGCGTCGCGGTCTCCGGGGTGCGCGGGCGAGTGCAGGGGCTCGCCGTGCCGGCGGCGACGGGGGCGCTCGGAGCCCTGGGGATCCTGCTGACACTGATCGGGACCGGCTTGGGGATCGGGGGATACGTCGCCGGGCGGAGCTCCCGACGGCCGCTCGCGGCTGTGCCGCCGTGGCCCGCGGTCCAGTGA